Proteins from a genomic interval of Ignavibacteriales bacterium:
- a CDS encoding transposase, producing MVLNGFGEIVASCWKDLPNHYPCVQTDEFVVMPNHVHGIIVITESNLVGEGSEPSPPRRYPLSEIVRSFKTFSARRINELRGTPGLSVWQRNYFEHIIRDERSLERISEYIASNPERWQADQNILEQGVIDELSSWIKQEGAKPPRHSSRTSKL from the coding sequence ATGGTGCTCAATGGCTTTGGCGAGATCGTTGCCTCATGCTGGAAGGATCTTCCGAACCATTATCCATGTGTCCAGACGGACGAATTCGTGGTCATGCCAAATCACGTCCACGGCATTATTGTCATTACCGAATCCAATCTGGTAGGGGAAGGTTCGGAACCCTCCCCCCCCAGGCGTTATCCTTTGTCTGAAATCGTGCGCAGTTTCAAAACATTTTCAGCCAGACGGATCAACGAATTGCGCGGCACGCCTGGTCTTTCCGTTTGGCAACGGAATTATTTCGAGCACATTATCAGGGATGAACGGTCTCTTGAAAGAATCAGCGAATACATTGCCTCAAATCCGGAGAGGTGGCAAGCAGATCAGAACATCCTCGAACAAGGAGTGATTGACGAATTGTCATCTTGGATTAAACAAGAAGGCGCTAAACCTCCACGCCATTCATCCCGCACGTCAAAACTATGA
- a CDS encoding thymidylate synthase yields the protein MQRNIPVLTVCEKTLAEAYEKALIQLYNHGVRFKTQYDKPDDPLSIDSTMDITILEPFTDPMIHKAFPGGIDDLKEYSMELMGAKDHWVKNMNDPDDTRWEYTYHGRLAAYGAWKELAGGKSQQVGFFTVNQIEAVVEKLAKQPFTRQAQMITWMPNLDVSCYDPPCLQSLWYRILEDEEGVWWLNCNVRFRSNDACGANFMNMFGFNQFNKEIVAAGIAAKTGRKVELGRMNWHADSFHIYGKDIDSARRMLFDRVETMSFEERVYNFHDDFIQEMYNGTLRFTDRIISSTIYVSSAGGSRSLGSPIAWCSVSSTQLPYNHYTASRNRVTIRSISIFLILLIACGSAFAQPVPSTISLTGPWRFKIDSTDIGIADKWFLGSIPETIILPGSMAQNGKGNDVSVNTKWTGGIVDKSWFTDKKYEKYRQPGNVKVPFWLNPVKTYVGAAWYQKSVVIPAEWQGKLISIFLERCHWETQLWVDDREVGTQNSLGTPHEYDLTKYLTPGKHRITIRIDNRIKDIDVGRNAHSVTDHTQTNWNGITGRIELRTFPPVHIVNVTVISHIHLKSVTVRVRIESASTGFAGGILRLSAKLISRTGKPKPVETSSFMTSSGHNSVTHDVELKMGPDALLWDEFNPNVYTLNVTFDGGGKELQDKRTVQFGLREFRAEGTRFVVNDRPVFLRGTLECAIFPKTGYAPTDIREWTRIFKTCKAYGLNHVRFHSWCPPEAAFEAADQQGIYLYVECCAWTTVGEGKPFDIWLYQESERIVAAYGNHPSFCMMSYGNEPSGSNQAKFFGEFVKYWRQKDSRRVYTSGAGWPQIPESDFHVTDAPRIQLWGAGLSSIINKEAPQTAYDFRQVITKYDKPVVSHEIGQWCAYPNFKEIKKYTGVLRAKNFEIFKASLEQNHMGDQAHDFLMASGKLQVLCYKADIEAALRTPGMAGFELLDLHDFPGQGTALVGVLDPFWQEKGYVTAKEYSRFCNPTVPLARLQKMTFLNDEQFAAEIEVAHFGPEPLTRITPHWRIRNASGKLMAEGILKEADIPIANAVALGSMRLYLDGWPTGKMNFEVSVGQFSNDWDFWVYPSKLDSVRAANFLVAEKLDPSVEEALSAGKSVLLLADTSLVRSDVPPGFSSIFWNTAWTSKQPPHTLGILCDPKQPAFRAFPTDFHTNWQWWDLITKSRAMILDSLPPGVRPMVQVVDDWFTNRRLGLVVEVRVGNGKLLICSIDLKTDLEKRPVARQLRFSLEQYVSSKEFAPKQSISLSELRRLFN from the coding sequence ATGCAACGCAACATTCCAGTTCTTACCGTCTGCGAAAAGACGCTCGCTGAAGCATACGAGAAAGCGCTCATACAGTTGTACAATCATGGTGTTCGGTTCAAAACGCAGTACGACAAGCCGGACGACCCGCTCAGCATCGACTCCACGATGGATATAACAATTCTCGAACCGTTTACTGATCCGATGATCCACAAAGCCTTCCCGGGAGGGATCGATGACCTGAAGGAATACTCCATGGAACTGATGGGGGCGAAGGACCATTGGGTCAAGAACATGAACGATCCGGATGACACGAGGTGGGAATATACGTATCACGGACGTCTCGCGGCGTACGGGGCATGGAAGGAATTGGCGGGGGGGAAGTCGCAACAGGTTGGATTCTTCACGGTGAATCAGATCGAGGCCGTAGTTGAGAAACTCGCGAAGCAGCCGTTCACGCGCCAGGCCCAAATGATTACGTGGATGCCGAATCTCGACGTCAGCTGCTACGACCCTCCGTGTCTCCAGTCTCTTTGGTACAGAATCCTGGAAGATGAAGAAGGCGTCTGGTGGCTGAACTGCAATGTGCGGTTCCGGAGCAACGACGCATGTGGTGCGAACTTCATGAACATGTTCGGCTTCAACCAGTTCAACAAGGAAATCGTTGCCGCGGGTATCGCAGCGAAGACAGGAAGGAAAGTGGAGCTGGGAAGGATGAACTGGCACGCCGACTCGTTTCATATCTACGGGAAGGACATCGATAGCGCCCGACGTATGCTCTTCGATCGTGTGGAGACCATGAGTTTCGAGGAGAGAGTGTACAATTTCCACGATGACTTCATTCAGGAAATGTACAACGGCACATTGAGATTCACCGATCGTATCATTTCCTCAACTATTTACGTTTCTTCTGCCGGTGGATCGAGGAGTTTGGGCAGCCCCATCGCCTGGTGTTCGGTATCGAGCACGCAACTTCCCTACAACCATTACACTGCATCCAGGAATCGTGTGACCATCAGATCAATCAGTATTTTCCTCATTCTCCTCATCGCCTGCGGCTCTGCCTTTGCCCAGCCCGTCCCCTCCACCATCAGCCTCACCGGACCTTGGAGATTCAAGATCGATTCCACCGACATCGGCATCGCGGACAAGTGGTTTCTAGGCAGCATTCCTGAAACTATCATTCTCCCCGGCTCGATGGCACAGAACGGGAAGGGGAACGACGTCAGTGTCAACACAAAGTGGACGGGCGGCATCGTCGACAAGTCATGGTTCACCGACAAGAAATATGAGAAATACCGCCAGCCGGGAAACGTCAAAGTTCCATTCTGGCTGAATCCTGTCAAAACGTACGTGGGTGCCGCGTGGTATCAAAAGAGTGTAGTTATCCCCGCTGAATGGCAGGGGAAACTAATCTCCATTTTCCTCGAACGCTGTCATTGGGAAACGCAACTCTGGGTTGACGACCGGGAAGTCGGAACGCAGAACAGCCTCGGCACTCCGCACGAGTACGACCTCACCAAGTACCTTACGCCGGGAAAACACCGCATTACCATTCGCATCGACAACCGCATCAAAGATATCGATGTGGGAAGAAATGCACACAGCGTCACAGACCATACGCAGACGAACTGGAACGGGATCACGGGAAGAATTGAACTTCGTACTTTCCCGCCTGTCCACATCGTCAACGTCACTGTTATCTCGCACATCCATTTGAAGAGCGTCACCGTTCGTGTCAGGATCGAAAGTGCGTCGACGGGTTTTGCAGGAGGTATCCTCCGATTATCGGCAAAACTGATAAGCCGAACAGGCAAACCCAAACCGGTTGAAACGTCCTCCTTCATGACCAGTTCGGGACATAATTCCGTCACGCATGATGTCGAACTCAAGATGGGACCTGATGCCCTGCTCTGGGATGAATTCAACCCCAACGTGTACACTCTGAACGTGACATTCGACGGGGGCGGCAAAGAACTTCAGGACAAGCGGACTGTTCAATTTGGCCTGCGAGAGTTCCGCGCTGAAGGGACACGTTTCGTCGTCAACGACCGACCTGTATTTTTGCGCGGGACTCTCGAGTGCGCAATCTTCCCGAAGACCGGATATGCCCCCACAGACATCCGGGAGTGGACAAGAATCTTCAAGACCTGCAAGGCGTACGGCTTGAACCATGTCCGCTTCCACTCCTGGTGTCCCCCCGAAGCCGCATTCGAGGCTGCAGACCAGCAAGGCATCTATCTCTACGTTGAATGCTGTGCCTGGACAACTGTCGGCGAAGGGAAACCGTTCGATATCTGGTTGTACCAGGAGAGCGAGCGAATCGTTGCAGCATATGGAAATCATCCATCGTTCTGCATGATGTCGTACGGGAATGAACCGTCGGGAAGCAATCAGGCAAAATTCTTTGGAGAGTTCGTCAAATATTGGAGACAGAAGGACTCGCGTCGGGTCTATACAAGCGGCGCAGGGTGGCCGCAGATTCCGGAAAGCGATTTCCACGTGACAGATGCGCCTCGCATTCAACTCTGGGGTGCCGGGCTCTCAAGCATCATCAACAAAGAAGCGCCGCAGACTGCGTACGATTTCCGACAGGTCATCACGAAATATGACAAGCCTGTTGTGAGCCACGAGATCGGGCAATGGTGTGCGTATCCAAACTTCAAAGAAATCAAGAAATACACCGGCGTCCTGAGGGCTAAGAATTTCGAGATCTTCAAAGCATCGCTTGAGCAAAATCACATGGGAGATCAGGCGCACGATTTCCTGATGGCCTCCGGCAAGCTTCAGGTGCTATGTTACAAAGCTGACATTGAAGCCGCTCTGCGAACTCCCGGGATGGCGGGATTCGAACTTCTCGATCTGCACGATTTCCCCGGACAAGGAACCGCGCTTGTCGGAGTCCTTGACCCCTTCTGGCAGGAAAAAGGATATGTGACGGCGAAGGAGTATTCGAGATTCTGCAATCCGACGGTTCCACTCGCTCGCTTGCAGAAAATGACATTTCTGAACGACGAGCAATTCGCGGCCGAGATCGAAGTAGCGCATTTCGGCCCGGAACCACTTACACGTATTACTCCTCATTGGAGAATCCGAAACGCGTCGGGAAAGCTCATGGCAGAAGGGATTCTGAAGGAGGCCGATATACCGATTGCGAACGCGGTCGCTCTTGGAAGCATGCGCCTCTACCTCGACGGATGGCCCACGGGCAAGATGAACTTCGAAGTGTCTGTTGGGCAGTTCTCCAACGATTGGGATTTCTGGGTCTATCCGTCGAAACTGGACAGCGTCAGGGCGGCAAATTTCCTCGTGGCGGAGAAACTTGATCCGAGCGTGGAGGAAGCGCTCAGCGCAGGAAAGAGCGTTCTCCTTCTTGCCGATACGAGCCTCGTCAGGTCCGATGTCCCGCCGGGTTTCTCATCCATCTTCTGGAATACGGCGTGGACGTCCAAGCAACCGCCTCACACGCTTGGAATACTCTGTGATCCCAAGCAACCGGCATTCAGGGCGTTCCCGACAGACTTCCACACGAACTGGCAGTGGTGGGATTTGATCACGAAGTCGCGTGCGATGATACTTGATTCTCTCCCGCCGGGAGTCCGACCAATGGTTCAGGTCGTGGATGATTGGTTCACCAACAGACGCCTCGGCTTGGTCGTCGAAGTAAGAGTCGGAAATGGAAAACTGTTGATTTGCAGCATCGATCTGAAGACCGATCTCGAAAAACGACCTGTTGCGCGGCAGCTTCGCTTCAGTCTCGAACAGTACGTCTCCAGCAAGGAGTTTGCTCCGAAGCAATCGATCTCTCTCTCAGAACTACGGAGATTGTTCAATTAG